A stretch of the Candidatus Kuenenbacteria bacterium genome encodes the following:
- a CDS encoding glycogen synthase has translation MKKNIKILFAAYECAPFYKVGGLGDVAGSLPKFLAKIGVDIRIALPFYKKIKDNYHGFRKIKEQGVSVAGQKTVVSIFEGRLPGSSVPVYFIDNENFEAIDIFDEQNRFRFTFFSYLIATLPEIIGWQPDIFHLNDWHTGLVPPFLKRKNSQAKTIFTIHNLAYTGDTPLKNLKQFGFSKEDFSQVDKNMVNIMREAILKSDFVTTVSPTYAKEILTPELACGLEKALGQKKKFLSGVINGLDYSVFDPVTDRQISFPYSIENLNEKTKNKLYLQKISGLKVDPRIPIFGMISRLAGQKGFDILEKSFDKLMGLNLQLVILGTGEKKYELLFNELRKKHPDKFKFYNLFDTRLASQIYAGADIFLMPSFYEPCGLGQLIAMRYGTLPVARATGGLKDTIAPVRKINFRPANGFLFRGYDSASLIGAVRQSLICYHQPKRWRQLQINAMKADFSWGNSALKYFNLYQRVVFG, from the coding sequence ATGAAAAAAAATATAAAAATTTTATTTGCGGCCTATGAATGCGCGCCATTTTATAAGGTCGGTGGCCTCGGCGATGTGGCCGGCAGCCTGCCAAAATTTTTGGCTAAAATTGGTGTAGATATCCGCATTGCTTTACCTTTTTATAAAAAAATAAAAGATAATTATCACGGCTTTAGGAAGATAAAAGAGCAGGGAGTTTCTGTCGCCGGGCAAAAGACCGTGGTCTCTATTTTTGAGGGTCGCTTGCCAGGCTCTAGCGTCCCAGTTTATTTTATTGACAACGAAAATTTTGAGGCCATCGATATTTTTGACGAACAAAACCGCTTTCGTTTTACTTTTTTTTCATATTTAATTGCCACCTTGCCAGAAATAATCGGCTGGCAGCCAGACATCTTTCACCTCAACGATTGGCATACTGGTCTCGTCCCCCCCTTTTTAAAACGCAAAAACTCACAAGCCAAGACCATTTTTACTATCCACAACCTGGCTTATACCGGTGACACCCCCCTAAAGAATTTAAAGCAATTTGGTTTTTCTAAAGAAGATTTCTCTCAGGTTGACAAAAACATGGTCAATATAATGAGAGAAGCTATATTGAAAAGTGATTTTGTTACTACCGTTAGCCCGACGTATGCTAAAGAAATTCTCACTCCGGAGTTGGCTTGTGGACTAGAAAAAGCGCTTGGGCAAAAGAAAAAATTTTTATCCGGGGTTATCAACGGCTTGGATTATTCTGTTTTTGATCCAGTGACCGACCGCCAGATATCTTTTCCATATTCCATCGAAAATCTCAATGAAAAAACAAAAAACAAACTTTATTTACAAAAAATTAGTGGTCTCAAAGTTGACCCAAGGATTCCTATTTTTGGCATGATCAGCCGCCTGGCCGGCCAAAAAGGCTTTGATATTTTGGAGAAATCTTTTGATAAACTAATGGGGCTCAATTTACAGTTGGTTATTCTTGGCACTGGCGAAAAGAAATACGAATTATTATTTAATGAGCTGCGCAAAAAACATCCTGATAAATTTAAATTTTATAATTTATTTGATACTAGGCTGGCAAGCCAGATCTATGCCGGTGCTGATATTTTTCTCATGCCCTCTTTTTATGAGCCCTGTGGTCTTGGGCAGTTGATAGCTATGAGGTATGGGACTCTGCCCGTAGCTCGAGCTACGGGCGGGCTCAAAGACACTATTGCCCCAGTCAGAAAAATAAATTTCCGACCGGCCAATGGCTTCCTTTTCAGGGGATATGATTCAGCCAGCCTTATTGGCGCAGTCAGACAATCACTCATTTGTTATCACCAACCAAAAAGATGGCGCCAACTCCAAATCAATGCCATGAAGGCTGATTTTTCCTGGGGCAACTCCGCTCTTAAATATTTTAATCTTTACCAACGGGTTGTATTCGGATAA
- a CDS encoding aminoglycoside phosphotransferase family protein, protein MTNKTNITKLLDDPDYFSGLFNQKIKSIDPSAEKVLFHQLFFIKRHVAEDFFHYVVEHRLTIELENKLKRRFRVYTISFSDHGRRKMYTAMELIYRQGFSSGAVVIPQPLWYEEEIMALFYLGIPGDTMLEHLKNGQFDRPNIKKISQGLKRLHTINYPKDVFNIHDFSLVYLDPTNVLNRQHNITDPLRDRVYKQLAELKKIKDQLIIEKNILSHGDFHPENVIVNRFENDKLAFIDFSEVCLAPKYYDAASFLMQLELMSQGYLDKKDYDNVENIFLKNYFGLACKKQNTQNKINLYKAWTALKNAVFSMIFIEEHNRHYASYLIDLSERLSQKIK, encoded by the coding sequence ATGACCAATAAAACAAATATCACCAAATTACTTGACGACCCAGATTATTTCTCAGGCCTTTTCAATCAAAAAATAAAATCAATTGATCCAAGCGCAGAAAAAGTTTTATTTCACCAGCTGTTTTTTATAAAAAGGCATGTGGCCGAAGATTTTTTTCACTATGTCGTTGAGCATCGTCTGACTATCGAATTAGAAAACAAACTCAAGCGCCGTTTCCGGGTTTATACTATTAGTTTCTCTGATCACGGCCGCCGTAAAATGTATACAGCCATGGAACTGATTTATCGTCAGGGATTTTCTTCTGGTGCGGTTGTTATTCCCCAACCTCTCTGGTATGAAGAAGAAATCATGGCCCTTTTTTATCTAGGCATCCCTGGTGACACCATGCTAGAACATCTTAAAAATGGTCAGTTTGATCGGCCGAATATCAAAAAAATATCCCAAGGCCTCAAAAGGCTCCACACTATAAATTACCCCAAAGACGTTTTTAACATCCATGATTTTTCTCTTGTATATCTTGATCCCACCAATGTTCTGAACCGTCAGCATAACATTACCGATCCACTCCGTGACCGAGTTTACAAACAATTGGCTGAATTAAAAAAAATAAAGGACCAGCTTATTATAGAAAAAAATATTCTCTCTCATGGAGATTTTCATCCAGAAAACGTTATTGTCAATAGGTTTGAAAATGACAAGTTGGCATTCATAGATTTTTCCGAGGTTTGTCTGGCACCAAAATATTATGACGCCGCTTCTTTTTTGATGCAATTAGAATTAATGAGCCAAGGCTATTTGGACAAAAAAGATTATGACAATGTTGAAAATATTTTCTTAAAAAATTACTTTGGCTTGGCCTGTAAAAAACAGAATACACAAAACAAAATAAACCTCTACAAAGCTTGGACCGCCTTAAAAAATGCCGTATTTTCGATGATTTTTATTGAAGAGCACAATCGTCATTATGCCTCTTATCTGATAGATTTGTCGGAGCGCCTCTCACAAAAAATAAAATAA